In a genomic window of Flavobacteriales bacterium:
- a CDS encoding YqgE/AlgH family protein: MGHLLDFDPENRLLPSRGRLLVSEPYLPDPYFRRTVVLLCDHNDEGSFGFVLNRSMDITINDLMENFPPVNAHVGIGGPVQSGELYYLHTLGKAIEGSAEVVDGVHMGGDYEQLRSLLATDPKLSKHVRFFVGYSGWGPDQLKKELGDRSWLIAPADRRRVMDRRVEALWGNTLRGMGRAFAPLANFPEDPSLN, translated from the coding sequence ATGGGCCACCTGCTCGACTTCGATCCGGAGAACCGCCTCCTCCCTTCCCGCGGCCGGTTGCTCGTGAGCGAGCCCTACCTACCGGACCCCTACTTCCGGCGCACGGTGGTGCTGCTCTGCGACCACAATGACGAAGGCTCATTCGGCTTCGTGCTGAACCGAAGCATGGACATCACCATCAACGACCTCATGGAGAATTTCCCGCCCGTGAATGCACACGTGGGCATCGGCGGGCCCGTTCAGAGCGGCGAGCTTTATTACCTGCACACGCTGGGCAAGGCCATTGAGGGCAGCGCCGAAGTGGTGGACGGGGTGCATATGGGCGGCGACTATGAGCAATTGCGCTCCCTGCTGGCCACGGACCCCAAGCTGAGCAAGCATGTGCGCTTCTTCGTGGGCTATAGCGGCTGGGGGCCCGACCAGCTCAAGAAAGAGCTCGGCGACCGCTCGTGGCTGATTGCCCCTGCTGATCGCCGCCGCGTGATGGACCGTCGTGTGGAAGCGCTCTGGGGCAACACCCTACGCGGCATGGGCCGGGCCTTCGCGCCGCTCGCCAATTTCCCGGAGGACCCTTCGCTCAATTAG
- a CDS encoding T9SS type A sorting domain-containing protein — MRCMLIALLIPSLAGAQLITPDLLSVLPAQLNETSGLVVIDGTVWTVLDSGNPPAVLQVDPVNGTVTRTVQLIGAGNIDYEDITADADWVYIGDFGNNSGSRTDLRIYRIPRSELEDEGVVSVQVEVIAFSFADQTDFTPAFNGTNFDCEAFIAVDDSLFLFTKRWIDETTRLYALPATPGTHVANVRGDHDSNGLVTAASWDGAGRLVLLGHEDDPGQPFIILFNAVQGHDFFGQTGIRRQVDLFDHQTEGVAWLTPDEWILSNELANGFTAALWSIDVNSTLIVTTANDLIRAFPIPASDHLFFAGSCGAMHVELRDASGRMVLTARLGIEASVDVSGLAPGRYAARIACVGSEWRVPVVIAR; from the coding sequence ATGAGGTGCATGCTCATCGCGCTCTTGATCCCATCTCTTGCAGGAGCGCAGCTCATCACGCCCGACCTGCTCTCCGTGCTCCCTGCGCAGCTGAATGAGACCAGTGGGCTGGTGGTGATTGATGGCACGGTGTGGACGGTGCTTGATAGCGGCAACCCGCCAGCGGTGCTGCAGGTTGATCCAGTGAACGGCACCGTCACGCGCACCGTGCAGCTCATCGGCGCGGGCAACATCGATTACGAGGACATCACGGCCGACGCCGATTGGGTCTATATCGGCGACTTCGGCAATAACTCGGGCTCCCGCACGGACCTCCGCATCTATCGCATCCCGCGATCGGAGCTGGAGGATGAAGGCGTCGTTTCGGTCCAGGTGGAGGTGATCGCCTTCTCCTTCGCCGATCAAACGGACTTCACGCCGGCGTTCAATGGCACCAACTTCGACTGTGAGGCCTTCATCGCCGTTGATGACAGCCTTTTCCTGTTCACGAAGCGCTGGATCGACGAGACCACGCGGCTTTACGCGTTGCCTGCCACCCCAGGAACGCACGTGGCCAACGTTCGCGGCGATCACGACTCGAACGGCCTGGTCACCGCAGCATCATGGGATGGCGCCGGTCGCCTCGTGCTGCTCGGCCATGAGGATGATCCTGGCCAGCCCTTCATCATCCTGTTCAACGCGGTGCAGGGCCACGATTTCTTCGGCCAGACGGGCATCCGCCGCCAGGTGGACCTCTTTGACCATCAGACCGAAGGGGTCGCCTGGCTCACGCCCGATGAATGGATCCTGAGCAACGAGCTCGCGAACGGCTTCACGGCGGCGCTCTGGAGCATCGACGTGAACTCAACCCTGATCGTCACGACCGCGAACGATCTTATCCGAGCCTTTCCAATTCCCGCGAGCGATCACCTCTTCTTCGCTGGCTCATGCGGAGCCATGCACGTGGAATTGCGGGATGCATCCGGACGCATGGTCCTCACCGCCCGCTTGGGCATCGAAGCATCTGTGGATGTGAGCGGCCTGGCTCCTGGGCGCTATGCGGCGCGAATCGCATGCGTTGGCAGCGAGTGGCGCGTGCCTGTCGTGATCGCGCGCTGA
- a CDS encoding family 20 glycosylhydrolase, giving the protein MRITPALLFLLASSALAQTTAEPNLIPEPVELRMEPGKLDLGCPWQVEVSESASKGLFDLLQAELAPLQLPKAKDCLLPLRIRFEIIQPETIASDEWHTLHVRPDGISVMAPTEAGLFRGSRTLIQLMEQGREAGSLPCLTITDWPRFQWRGMHLDACRHFWSVEFTKKYIDLLARYKMNRFHWHLTEDQGWRIEIKKYPKLTEVGAWRKGSQVGPYSRREYDSIPYGGFYTQEQIREVVAYAKARQITVVPEIEMPGHAMAALAAYPHLGCTGGPYEVQKGWGVFEDVFCAGNDSVFTVMQDVLTEVMALFPGEYIHIGGDECPKERWKACAKCQMRMKAEGLKDEHEIQSYFIQRIEKFVNSKGRKIIGWDEILEGGLAPNAAVMSWRGTEGGVAAAKQNHNVVMSPGSHCYFDHYQGDPANEPLAIGGYTTVQKVYSYEPVPAELNAEEAKYILGAQGNVWTEYILTPGHVEYMAVPRMLALAEVLWTPKEKRVEGDFIRRLEDEFPRLDAMNVNASKTMYAPTVKLKSSGAGVMSIEAQASAGNTEVRARMLASGAKGAFKDWPFELVWQPMKASTTVSSANMSNLTIEVASFRGDVMVGNPLKRTLLFNLATARPITLSVQPNERYNEGGSFTLVDGITAQEKRVNTEWLGWREGVTITLDLGSEQEFGYVGIGALDETHSWIHLPKYVKLHTSVDGRTYVPRSVLSPYQGNKHGGRAAYEAAFVTKHRARYIRLDIEHIGKIPDGHAGAGNPAWMFLDEIEVR; this is encoded by the coding sequence ATGCGCATCACCCCTGCCCTTCTATTCCTGTTGGCGTCCAGCGCCTTGGCACAAACTACCGCCGAGCCCAACCTCATCCCTGAACCCGTGGAATTGCGGATGGAGCCCGGCAAGCTGGATTTGGGCTGCCCGTGGCAGGTTGAAGTGAGCGAATCCGCCTCCAAGGGATTATTCGACCTGCTTCAAGCGGAACTGGCGCCGCTTCAATTGCCGAAGGCCAAGGACTGCCTGCTGCCGCTCCGGATCCGATTCGAGATCATTCAACCCGAGACCATTGCATCGGATGAGTGGCACACATTGCATGTGCGGCCGGATGGCATCAGTGTCATGGCACCAACCGAAGCCGGCCTCTTCCGTGGCAGCCGCACCTTGATCCAACTCATGGAGCAAGGCCGCGAAGCGGGCTCCCTCCCCTGCCTCACCATCACCGATTGGCCACGCTTCCAATGGCGCGGCATGCATCTGGATGCCTGCCGTCACTTCTGGAGCGTGGAGTTCACCAAGAAGTACATCGACCTGCTGGCACGCTATAAGATGAACCGCTTCCACTGGCACCTCACCGAGGACCAGGGCTGGCGCATCGAGATCAAGAAATATCCAAAGCTCACAGAAGTGGGCGCATGGCGGAAGGGAAGCCAGGTCGGGCCGTACAGTCGGCGCGAATACGACAGCATCCCCTATGGCGGCTTCTACACGCAGGAGCAGATCCGCGAGGTGGTGGCTTACGCGAAGGCAAGGCAGATCACCGTGGTGCCGGAGATCGAGATGCCGGGGCATGCCATGGCTGCGCTCGCCGCTTATCCGCATCTCGGTTGCACGGGTGGACCTTACGAAGTGCAGAAAGGCTGGGGCGTCTTCGAGGATGTGTTCTGCGCGGGCAACGACAGCGTCTTTACCGTGATGCAGGACGTGCTTACGGAAGTGATGGCGCTATTCCCTGGCGAGTACATCCACATCGGAGGCGATGAGTGCCCCAAGGAGCGGTGGAAGGCCTGCGCGAAATGCCAGATGCGCATGAAGGCGGAGGGTTTGAAGGATGAGCATGAGATTCAGTCGTACTTCATCCAGCGCATCGAGAAGTTCGTGAACAGCAAGGGCCGGAAGATCATCGGCTGGGACGAGATCCTGGAAGGCGGGCTTGCGCCGAATGCAGCCGTGATGAGCTGGCGCGGCACCGAGGGCGGCGTGGCGGCGGCGAAGCAGAATCACAATGTGGTCATGAGCCCCGGCAGCCATTGCTACTTCGATCACTACCAAGGCGATCCCGCGAACGAGCCGCTGGCGATCGGCGGCTACACCACCGTGCAGAAGGTGTACAGCTACGAGCCAGTGCCCGCGGAGTTGAACGCCGAAGAGGCCAAGTACATCCTCGGCGCGCAAGGCAATGTGTGGACGGAGTACATCCTGACGCCGGGGCACGTGGAGTACATGGCCGTTCCGCGCATGCTAGCCCTGGCAGAGGTGCTGTGGACGCCGAAGGAGAAGCGGGTTGAAGGGGACTTCATCCGACGGCTGGAAGATGAGTTTCCGAGATTGGATGCAATGAATGTGAATGCGAGCAAAACGATGTACGCCCCCACGGTCAAACTTAAGTCGAGCGGTGCTGGCGTGATGAGCATTGAAGCACAGGCCAGTGCTGGAAATACCGAGGTACGAGCGCGAATGCTGGCCTCAGGTGCAAAAGGTGCATTCAAGGATTGGCCATTCGAACTGGTATGGCAGCCAATGAAAGCATCTACCACGGTTTCATCCGCGAACATGAGCAACCTGACAATTGAGGTCGCCAGTTTTCGAGGTGATGTTATGGTGGGGAATCCGCTGAAGCGAACACTTCTGTTCAACCTCGCCACCGCCCGCCCCATCACGCTCAGCGTACAGCCTAACGAGCGCTACAACGAAGGCGGCTCGTTCACCTTGGTGGATGGCATCACCGCGCAGGAGAAGCGCGTGAACACCGAGTGGCTCGGCTGGCGCGAAGGCGTTACTATCACGTTGGACCTGGGCAGCGAGCAGGAATTCGGATACGTCGGCATCGGCGCCTTGGACGAGACCCATAGTTGGATCCACCTGCCGAAGTACGTCAAGCTGCACACCAGCGTGGATGGCAGGACATATGTTCCTCGGTCCGTCCTTTCGCCGTACCAAGGGAACAAGCACGGCGGTCGCGCGGCTTATGAAGCGGCTTTCGTGACGAAGCACAGAGCGCGCTACATCCGGCTCGACATCGAGCACATCGGCAAGATCCCCGATGGCCATGCCGGCGCGGGCAACCCGGCATGGATGTTCCTGGATGAGATTGAGGTGCGCTAG